One Diabrotica undecimpunctata isolate CICGRU unplaced genomic scaffold, icDiaUnde3 ctg00000593.1, whole genome shotgun sequence genomic window carries:
- the LOC140431202 gene encoding uncharacterized protein, with the protein MSEAINKAQTDIYDEEFFNNLQLAKPLVEAMGLKKDRHICKKWIQKLCNLKSDDPVVKKNRNAFFKYMLRIIHRAAEKEAEFPTVDPEDDEKQELTFTSKWSQDNRTYIAVKPLPGQGALIYMAVASDPKLGWDHP; encoded by the exons ATGTCTGAGGCGATTAATAAAGCGCAAACTGATATCTACGATGAAGAATTCTTCAATAATTTACAGCTGGCGAAACCGTTAGTGGAAGCAATGGgattaaaaaaag ATAGACATATTTGCAAAAAGTGGATCCAAAAATTGTGTAATTTAAAGTCTGACGATCCTGTGGTTAAAAAAAACCGAAATGCCTTTTTTAAATACATGCTTCGTATAATTCATCGAGCCGCTGAAAAGGAGGCAGAATTCCCCACTGTTGATCCG GAAGATGATGAAAAACAAGAACTGACATTTACCAGCAAATGGTCCCAAGACAATCGCACCTACATTGCTGTTAAACCTCTGCCAGGACAAGGAGCCCTAATCTATATGGCAGTTGCATCAGATCCTAAACTTGGTTGGGACCATCCTTAA